Below is a genomic region from Rana temporaria chromosome 3, aRanTem1.1, whole genome shotgun sequence.
gagtgggtttagcgtacccggacaggcctctctcactgacctggcagccagcatATCACTCGGAACGTAGTATCTCCTTAAAATTGAgatagcggagataatcctccttaataggccttacacctggatctccttcagttaGTTTGCAATTAGGTTACCAACTGAGAggtgaccaacatccagcctatCAGTAACCGGTTACCTTGCTCCCGGGTGGATGGtcgaggccctattggattgccagcctctcttggctctcctcaggcgggcTTCCCACCGAACAGCTTGCTCTCAAAGGAAcaatgcttgggatcttcttaggaGTAGgtacccagtcgatcactggggcccacaTCACAGCTCAGAGGTTCCGGACCAacttggtcccggaaccaggaacaccacgtggcacgcgcaccccggcctggaaggccattttgcGGTGGTGCCGTGGTATgtttaccctgaaggtgggcaccacactggaagaagacccagactaaTGGACCcagtctgtctcataaatacccctcccatgcacagcgaggaaaacccctcctgataggctgctggggaaaagcacccaaacctccacttcactgctgccacctgtcgtcctgggttgcgatcagcaccccagaagcgacagaatgagcccacagcacagccaagctgagacagagacccaaattcaaACAAATCAGCCGGGTCAgagccaactaactctctgaccccctctaaatttaaattagcaccggttcttagaagtaaccaggcgctacccGTGAAAAAACAGAAActgacaaaagcaaaaaaaaaatttaaaatctcaCAACACTACAGTGTCATAAAAAACCCACAAACATATGAAGTGCTTACATCAGTGacataaaatacatacagtaGTTGTTGATACTCCATGCTTCAAAACTTGTGACTTGTATTTAGAGAATAATCCTCCAGGTGTTTCTCCGCCATCACATCAAACTGCTTGCCAAAACTAGTGGACcccacagattaaaaaaaaaaaaggataaatatTCACAAAACTTTAATGTACAGCAAGGAGCATTGTACGCCCGTACATTGCATCTCAAAATAGGTCTTCTAGGGGCATTCAGGTCATGTATTCAGACATGTATTTGAAGTCCAACATGGGTGACAACCATGGTTCTTTCCATAAAAACAGTGGAGATACAAGTGTAGCCACCCAGAGACAGGAAATGTGTTATTCACAGGAAAGAAGCCTGGAAAAAAGTAATGCAGCTACCTCAATTGAGGACTGGTACACTGCAGTAGTATATTAAATGATTATTTTTAGGTTTAGAAAAGATAAACTGGGGTGGAGCAAGGACATAATTATCTTCTTATGATATCGTGGGTagagacagggctttttttctcaaacaataggtgcttaaccacggccccacaaaacccctccctctacacacaccctccaaatcacatcaaatagtgggtgtgttcagggtgggtcttaaccacttaacccccggaccatattgctgcccaaagaccagagcactttttgcgattcgggactgcgttgatttaactgacaattgcgcggtcgtgcgacgtggctcccaaacaaaattggcatcctttttttcccacaaatagagctttcttttggtggtatttgatcacctctgcgttttttttttttgcgctataaacaaaaatagagcgacaattttgaaaaaaaaaattattttttaatttttgctgtaataaataccccccaaaaatatataaaaaaaacttgtttttcctcagtttaggccgatacgtattcttctacatatttttcgtaaaaaaaaatcgcaataagcgattattgattggtttgcgcaaaagttatagcgtttacaaaatagggggtatttttatggcatttttattaatattttttttttacttgtaatggcggctatcagttttttttcggtactgcgatattatggcggacacttcggacacttttgacaaatttttgggaccattggcatttttatagcgatcagtgctataaaaatgcattggattactataaaaatgccattggcagtgaagaggttaacactagggggcggggaaggggttaagtatgttccctgggtgtgttcttactgtagggggggaggGTGGCCtctgggtctgagccagaggtggtggaactgagtttcaCCAAGTTCCCCATTAAAAGAAGCCCTGGGTAGAGGTATATATTAAGGAGACATAAGCTGTATGACGGGCAAAGTTGAGAAATCCTGTACTGTAGAATTACAAGCTTGGCTTTAGGTGTTTCCAGAATAAAAGTTTAGTAACAAGCAGACGGTTTTACTCTTTGGTTTGATCAGATACTCTCAACCTACTGGGTGGAAAGCAAAAAGCCATTGACAGCCTATGCCCCATAATTGTATTGTCATGTTAATTTTTATGTTTACCTGAAATTAACCTTTAAGAAAAGTGCCTAGTATtaactttttgttctttttttattctacagTTGAGAAAACAGGAAGAGTTCTTCGCCCAAGGCCAAATAATTGTAACTCTTCGGTACTTGATGCGGACATTCAGTACTATCTTAAGTTTCCCATCACCGTCCTTGTTGTGCCATCCTTCTACGTAGTCATATTCCTGTTGGGTCTTCCAGCTAACGGGATTGCTTTATGGGTACTTCTCTTTAAATCAAAGAAGATGCCATCTACTGTTCTACTAATTAACCTGGCAGCTGCAGACTTGTTGTTTATGCTGCCGTTGCCTTTAAAGTTCGTTTATCACTTCCTGGGAAACAACTGGATTTTTGGGGAAACCATGTGTCGGATAGTCACTGCGGTGTTCTATGGGAACATGTACTGCTCTGTGTTCTTTCTCATGGCCATCAGCATTGATCGATACTTTGCTCTGGTCCATCCTTTTTTGGCCAGGAGTCTACGAGGTTGGAGAAGTTGTGCAATTGTCTCTACTGCAATCTGGCTGGTTGTAATAGCTGGTGTCTCAATATTCTTTATAGTCCCCCagtcaaaaacatttaaaattccaAATATGACAACCTGCCATGATGTCTGGCCGACTTGTGATGGTTATGAATGGTACACCAAATATTTCCTTGTGCTCTTCATCGTGGGATTTGCCATTCCTTTGattgttattttgttttgttatgtgTCAATTTTGGTCACCTTGTCAAAGAATAAGGAATCTCACAGTCAGGTGATAAGGCTGATGATTTTGGTGGTTGTCATGTTCATCTTCTGCTTTACCCCCAGTAATATTATGCTTCTATTTCATTACTTGGAAACAGAGTGGGATTGTCACAACCAACTGTACATCTGGTACATGGTGGCATTATGTTTGACATCATTCAACAGTTGTATCGATCCTTTCATATACTATTACATGTCGGAGGACTTCCGGACAATGGTAAAAAACAGCCTTCACTGGAGCAGCAGTGGAAACAGTGAGTCAATAGAGTGCACAAAACGAACTAAACTGGTTTCAGAGATGGGCAGAATAAGCACTTAATACTGTCACATGAGCCCATGTTTATCCCACATCTCATAATACTGAccacatatataaaatatgcatttattttttggacaattaaaaaatattttttccttgtgaacatttaaaaattatatttttcttcttggacaattataaattatgttttttttcctgatcaaattaaaatgataaaagGAATTTTACTGACAAATAAAAACTGCACTAAATTTAAATGTCTGTTTTTGGTTTTATGAGCAACATGTTATAGTGTGCGCCTGGTCCCCtccttgttgcccccccccctgcagtgctgttggcttccctcctcttctctcccccccccccccccccccggctcactCAGCACAGAGCGCTTCCCATTTATTCCCTTTCCAGTGCAGCTGACCCTGCAGAGAaagtcatgtgtgtttgagctttgggttgTACactctaatgtaataggctgcacacacccatGATGCTATGATGTTTGTATGAAAGGTCAATATTATAAATGTGTTTGTTGTCATCTTTTCATGTACCgtagttattattattaaatatgtCAGTGCAATGAAAATGGTGGTGTTTTTGTGTATCTTATAAGGTTCTTTGCAGCAAAAGCAAGGAAGCATAGAAACCTCTGCAAAAGCAAAAGACGTGGTCAGACTGGGGTGTAGTAATCCAAAGCTAcagtttttagtttattaaatgtATCAGGTTATAAGTAATGCATAGTTTCAACCTATCAATTGTTAGGAGGGACTGTCCTCCTTTCGGAGCTAAATTTCTATGTCCCCTTTCCTCCTTGGTTGTCCCTTTTTTTTGTCTAATGTATAgacctctattaaaaaaaaatgcactatttaacTACCAAAAGTGCATTACACTAAGGACATATTTATAACACAGTGAATGTAACTTTTCACCAGTggtaaatgtcactgtcatttaaaatgtACCTGTAGTGAATGCTTTGTGAATATCAGATTCACTGCAAGAAAAGAATGGTAACCCCTGCAAGTCACACATCTATGGTGTCCTACTGCAATGAATGGAGTGGCAAGCTTAGATTCACTGCTTTATACAAATATGTAGTGGTACACTGAAATGAAAATTCTGGACAGGATTGAAAacatattttactttttaaataataGTTTTTAAAGCACCTTTGCACAAGAAAAGTTAAAGAAAAATGCATCTCTTTAAATTCTAcgtatgtcttcacactggtctgtTGCGCTTTTGTTGCGGTGTAACGCACTTCCCCATTGAAATGCATTAAATACGCTGTTGCAAAAATGCATCAACAATGCACTCATGTTGTGTTTATGAGGCAGGTTTTGAGTTACATGACCTATGAAAATCATGGTAAAATGACGGAAAAattactgcgtttttttttttcagcggccaTTATCGCTAAAACAGtagagttagcccaatttttttgtataatgtgaaagatgttgttacaccgagtaaatagatacctaacatgtcatgcttttaaattgtgcacacttgtggaatggcgccaaactttggtacttaaaaatctccataggcaatgctttaacttttttttgtacaggttaccagtttagagttatagaGAAGgtgtagtgctagaattgttgctctcactctaaagccgtgtacacacgatcgtttgtccgatgaaaacagaccaatggattGTTTTCATCAggcaaaacgattgtgtgtgggccccatcagtcttttttccatcagtgttaaaaaaatagaacatgttttacatttttcctatagataaaaaaaaacatagaaaaatctgatcgtctgtgtggaactccattggagaaaaatccacgcatgctcggaagcattgaacttaatttttttctgctcctcgtagtgttttttacgtcaccacgttttggcagggtcggaatttagtctaatagtgtgtatgcaagactgatgaaagtcagcttcatcggatatccgtcgaaaaaatccatcggattagattccatcagatatccgatagtgtgtacagggctttacacacGTGGCAATAccacacatgtgtgatttgaacgctgcttacatatgcgggtgcgactTATGTGTgggttcgcttctgtgcgcgagcagaTGGGaaatggggcgctttaaaattaaaatgttttattgtttattttacttacatttttttatttttacactttctttttaaattataattttttgaacacttttattcctattacaaggaatgtaaatatcccttgtaataagaaaggtgtgtgacaggtcctctttatggagagatgtggggtctataagaccccacatctctcctccaggctggaaagattgagataaaaaaaataacaatctcTTTCCTTCCAGCCAAGTtctcggctttgtttacttccgccgggcgcgacgttatgacccTACGAAGgttatagagatgactggggaccatctggtctaTGATCAATGTCTGGCGACGGTGATTTATTTCTCTGGCTCGCTGATGGCAAGGgtgagcccggagaagcactgcaGAGCAGGGGGACGGGGTATGTCACCTCCCGCCACCTGTAAGAAAGATCGAGCAGCTTAACAgctgctatgattgttcttacagtgcacagaatcgctggctgtaaaagatgatatctgaatgatgcctgcaactgcaggcatcattgagatatccccactcaaagtcaaagacctcatatgacgtccttgggctagaagtggttaaagtggaatacCAGGTTAACCCTAACTACTCTAAAAACTGTCCAACCTCCACTCCTAACACCTATGCTAGCTTATTTGtgtaagaaaaatgtatatactttCCTATTTTCAGGTGCTGAAGTCCAGTCATGTGATCTGGTTCCCCTGTATCAGGCAATGGGCCTTAAGGTGCTGTTGCAGAGTGACTGGACCCCCCTGAGAGCGGCAGCACGGCGGATGGACCCCCCAACCGAATCGGACCCCCCCACGACCAGAATGGGCCGACATCATGACCGAGAACGGCAGCGAGTGACCTGGAGACCTACAGCGGCAGCAGAGCGGGACATCGTGGTGTGGGAATGGGTGTACTGAGGACAGTACTCACCCCACAGACGCGGACAGAGTAGGCGGGAGGACATCCGGCAGGAGGTGGAAGGCTGACAGGGAGAGGCGGCGGGTAGTTAAAGTGCAGGGCGGAGCGAAAGTGTGAGGCTGATCAGTAAAGTGGAGGCCCTGAAGGTGACTGATTGACCGCTAGTGTCACATTACAAGGGAAGGCTGTGCAGAGTGACACAGAGACACAAAACCTGACTGACAGTGTATGTGAGTACCTGAGTATGGTGTGTACCTTAGTGCTGTGAGTACCTGAGCATTGTGTGTGCCTAACTATTGTGTGTACCTGAGTATTGTGTGTACCTGAGTATTGTGTGTACCTGAGTGTTGTGTGTGCCTGAGTGTTGTGTGTACCTGAGTGTTGTGAGTTCCTGAGTGCTGTGAGTACCTGAGTGTTGTGTGTATCTGAGTATTGTGTGTGGATTGTTAGTACCTGAGTATTGTGTGTACCTGTGTATTGTGAGTGCATGTGGGCAGTGCGTGCACTAGTTCTGCGAGTTTACGTGGGCTGTTTGTACACATGGGCTGTGAatgcacagtactgtatgtaaacgtGGGCTGTAAGTGCATGTGGGCTCCCAGTGAACATGGACTGTGAGTGCAAGTGGGCTCCGAGTGCACTTGGGCTGCGAATGCACGTGGACTGCAACTACACATGGGCTCCGAATGCACGTGGACtgcgagtacctgtgtattgtatggttgagtattagtgtcaggaagctagttgGTAGTTAATTGGGACAGGGTATAATCCCCAATCCTCATTAAATTAGTATGTACAACGCCTGACGGGTGTGGAGATGTGACTCAGTGTACATCTTGCGGCATGTTTGCGTGCCTTGATCATCTGATCGAGGGCGAATACTGttgtgcaaaatgtaagcacattgtttccctggaagctCAGGTTCTGAATCTAGGGAAGCAACTGTCAGCACTGAGAAGACCCTTTATACTAAAGGAGAGCCGGGAACGTACCCAGCAGGTGCCggcaggggccagcacagaggcAGGTGGAGGCAAAAAGGTGCAGGCAATAAAAATGAGTAGATGGATGACAGTCAGGAAGTGTAGAGGGGATTTTCAGAGACTTGGttcagctctcatgattggctggcaaccattcaagagTATTCCTTTTatcgcagggatagagagggtaaaaatgGGGGAGGAGTATGCCtttatatcaagaataatgtacaagtgaatatgagagatgacatcactaagggagctagggaggaggtggaatccttatgggtagagctccaaagggatgaaaCTAAGGagaaaataatactgggagtatgctataggcctcctaacctgagggaggagggggagacagacctcctatcacaatttggattagcagcaaggatgggaagtgtcatcATAATGGTGGATTTTAATTATCAGACATAGACTGGTCGTTACTAGACCGaatgattaccaacaatacagagcTGATCACAGGTGTGGAAAtaaggggcaatttaggaaacagcgaccACTGGTCAAttagcttcagtataaatcacataaataggaaacataaggggaatacaaagacactgaacttCAAAAGAGGAAAattccctaaactacgaaccttgctagaagatgGGATAAaaccttaggaacaaagaacacggaggagagatgggtttgctttaaccacttaaggaccgcctcctgcacatatacgtcggcagaatggcacggctgggcacaagcacgtatatatacgtcctgtacttgtacccagccgtgggtcgcgggcgcgctcccgcgacccggtccgaagctccgggagcgggaccgcgggtcccgcggacccgatcggcactcgagtgcggcgatcggtccccgaagctgaagagcggggagagccgtgtgtaaacacggcttccccgtgcttcactgtggcggcgtatcgatcgcgtcattccctttatagggaagacacgatcgatgacgtcacacctacagccacacccccctacagttgtaaacactcacacagtgaaccctaactcctacagcgccccctgtggttaactcccaaactgcaactgtcattttcacaataaagaatgcaatttaaatgcattttttgctgtgaaaatgacaatggtcccaaaaatgtgtcaaaattgtccgaagtgtccgccataatgtcgcagtcacgaaaaaaaatcgctgatcgccgccattagtagtaaaaaaaaaaaaaaaaatgcaataaaactatcccctattttgtaaacgctagaaattttgcgcaaaccaaccgataaacgattattgcgattttttttaccaaaaataggtagaagaatacgtatcggcctaaactgaggaaaaaaaatattatatatgtttttggggatatttattatagcaaaaagtaaaaaatattgaatttttttcaaaattgtcgctctatttttgtttatagcgcaaaaaataaaaaccgccgaggtgatcaaataccaccaaaagaaagctctatttgtggggaaaaaaggacgccaattttgtttgggagccacgtcgcacgaccgcgcaattgtctgttaaagcgacgcagtcccgaactgtaaaaacacctttggtctttagccagcatattggtccggggcttaagtggttaagagcataTTAgttaagggcattagccagtgcatccctttgggaaataaatttaaaaaagcaaacaaaagtcctggatggcttaaccccaatgtaaaaatgcttatataagcaaaggagaaggccttaaaaaaatataaggctgagggatcatcagcattcagactttacaaagaatgcaacaagaaatgtaagggtgcaattagggcggttaaaatagaatacaaagacacatagcggaggagagcaaaaaaaatcccaagaaattctttaagtatataaacagtaaaaaagggaggacataccatattggccccataaagaatgagatacaaaatctggttacaaaggatggggagatggtgaaggtattgaatttatctcatgacacatcacaggaagcatatTCATGGCTAACAgaagacagaattagaaatagacttggaaaacgtaacattaataagtcacagggaccagatggcttgcacccgagggtccttagggaactcagtcaagtaatggccagaccattgttcctaatttttactgacagtctcctgactggaatggtaccagctgattgcagAAAAGCcagtgtagcaccaatatttaaaaaagggccaaaatacatccctgggaatcacagacaagttagcctaacatcaatagtatgcaagctcttggagggtatGATAAGGGATACAAATTTGTGGTTATGgtaacggtatcattagcagtaatcagcatggatttatgaagaatcattcttgccaaaaaaatctattaacattctatgaggagATGAGCTGCAATCTAGATAAAAGAAGgcccgtggtgtatctggatttttcaaaaacatttgacacagttctccataaacatttactgtacaaagtaaggtctgttggcatggactaGCTAAACTAGCTTCAAGGGAGGTGATAAatggagtactcggaatggtcaggggtggcaagtggggtcccacagggttctgtgctgggaccaatcctatttaatttgttcataaacgacctagaggatgggataaacagttcaatctctgtatttgaggACGATACTGAGCTAAGCAGGGCACTTACTTCTCCGcaagatgtggaaaccttgcaagaagatctgaacaaattaatggggtgggaaaCTCTTGAATCTTCGCAAAGTATCCGAACTGAAGGCCTGTGTCTACAGGGTGATGGAGTCTCTGACACTATCAGTAAGGGACTGTATGACGATGTTGAGGATGTTTACGCAAGCTATCTTGGCAGTACCATAGGCGAGATTTCATATGAGAGCTTTTCAAATGTCCTTCCTGGGTGAATGGGACAGCTGGTCATTAGACCAGAAGATCTTTGCGCCAGTACAAGTGCGACAGAGCCTAACTTGGTGGATGTTACAGGAGACCCTTTCTCGAGGCATGCCTCTCAGCCTGGGAAACTGGGTCTTGATAACCTCTGACGCAAGCCTCAGGGGCTGGGGGGTCACTGTCTTGGAAGGAAGGCTCAAGGCAAGTGAAGTACAATAGAGATCAGAAACTCAAACCTCCTGGAACTGCAAGTGGCATATATGGCCCTTCTGGCATTTGAAGTGATTCagagaacttaaagcgggggttcaccctatcgacgggaaatttttttttttttttattttaccttaaaatcaggcattgtagcgcgagctacagtatgcctgtcccgaattttttaccgccgtactcaccttgtagtcgtccatcgaagattccggggaatgggcgtgcctatggagacggaggatgattgacggccggctctggcgcgtcacgcttcttccggaaatagccgaaataggcttggtcttcacgacgcgtgcgcatagcctgtgcgcaggcgccgtgaagagccgagacctactccggctgtcttcggggagagtgacgtgccagggccggccgtcaatcatcctccctctccataggcacgcccattccccgcgggagccggaatctacgatggatgactacaaggtgagtacggggttaaaaaaatcgggacaggcatactgtagctcgcgctacaatgcctgtctcgatggtaaaatgggtcgggggggggtgaactaccgctttaagtaaaactgAGACTAGAACAAACAGACGGCGGTGTCATATATCACCCAACAGGGAGGAACCAAAAGTCTGCCGTTACTTCAGTTAGTAACCAAGATTCTCCGCTGGGCAGAGACTCACGTGGAAGCTCTAACAGCAGTGTACATTGCAGGCAGGCAAAACCAAATAGCAGACCAACTAAGCCGGAAGTATCCCAGAAATTGAGAATGGTCAATTAATAGATGCTATGTACAGCCAGTCTTTGCCAGATGGGGGACACCCAGTATAGACCTAATGGCAATGCCAGAGAATGCGCAGGTGCCAAAATTTGCAGCAAGATTCGGGTAAAATAAGGCGGTAGCCCAGGGTGCCTTCTCGATCTCATGACAGTTTCCCCTATTGTATCTGTTTAATCCAATCCCATTAATTATGATGCTATCCTAATTCTACCCTTATGGTCCTAGAGACTGTGATTTCCTCTGCTCCTACAGATGGCATCAGTACACCTACCTCTCAGGAGGGATTTACTACAGCAAGGGCAGTGGATTCATTACAATCCAGGGAGATTGCAGCTGATGGCCTGGCTGTTGAATCGGCCAGATTGCATGCACATGGCCTCTCAGATGAAGTAATCTCTATATTACTAGGTGCAGGGAAGGCTACTACAAACGTTACATACTCCATGATTTGGAGAAAATGTGTGGACTTGGCATCACAACATAATTTCTCCCCTCTAACTCTGCGTATTGTGAACATTTTGGAATTTCTGCAGACAGCACTGAATATAGGCTTGGCATATAACTCAATTAAAGTTAAAATTTCAGCTCTGTCCACTTTCACTGAACATAGATGGGGAATGAGCCTTTAAAGCAGTACTTCAGAACAGCAATAAGAGTGTGGCCTCCAATAAAGATCCTCTTTCCAACCTGGGACTTAGGTATGGTTCTAAAGGCTCCATTTCAGCCTCCATTTGGTCCTGTTAAATCATGTCCAGTTTGATTTTTAACAATCAAATTAGTCTTCCTTACAGCCATTACAATGGGCAGAAGAgtatcaggccttgtacacacgaccgaacatgtccgctgacatgttcggtcgtgtgtagggccgaccggacagtttcccggcctagcggacaggtttccagcggacagaagtttcttagcatgcttgtccgctgaaagcctgtccgtcggacatgtccgatggtcagtacgactcatcggacatgtccgctggcccgaaatcccatgcatgcgtcaaagtgattagatgcatgcgtggaagcattgaacttcccggTGCGTGCACGTTGCGGCGTcctcgtcgccgccacgtcaccgcgtattctgtccgtggggaatttggtctgatggtgtgtacaaacaTCAggccaaatgatcccagcggacatgtccgatgaaaacggtcggcggaccgttttcatcggacatgttgggtggtgtgtacgaggcctgagagttagcAGACTTAtcctgtaaaaaattataaatgacaACGCTCGCAACCgtgcaaaaaaaactaaataaactcAAAATAGTGTGCAAATATATCCCAGAAATATTCTATTAGTGCTCTTAAGCTATATATAACACTTGCAACAATGTAAAAGTTAATTACAAATTCATATATAAACAACACATCAAAATAATATGATTATAAATTGCAAAAAACATTCCAATAAAAGTGGTCTTGTGCTCCAATCCTCTGAAAAGTGCAACGTGCTCCAAATTTCCACTGGTGTGACACACTCCCCTTCTGTGTGCCAAGATCTCTTGTGGACCTGTTCAAGCCATCAGTCACTGCTGGATCTCTGCTTGTttgaccctaatgccgcgtacacacggtcggtttttgtgatgaaataaaacgacgttttaattcataaaacataacgacgtttttcaaacttaattttcaaaaacaacgtagcatacacaccatcgttttttcaaaatgctctagcaaagcgtggttacgttcagcacgtacggcgggactctgttccattgaagctcgcttcataacttgcttctgagcatgcgcgggtttaaaaacgtcgttttgcccacacactatcattttaaatgacacgaAAAACTACACAAACAATTGAAGCGTGTTCAAaaaattttttgtcgtttttcagaagacataaaactacgtttcccccacacacggtcgttttaaatgacgtttttaaaaat
It encodes:
- the LOC120932502 gene encoding proteinase-activated receptor 3-like, whose translation is MASRELYTFVVLFTLFSISNASCRKVEKTGRVLRPRPNNCNSSVLDADIQYYLKFPITVLVVPSFYVVIFLLGLPANGIALWVLLFKSKKMPSTVLLINLAAADLLFMLPLPLKFVYHFLGNNWIFGETMCRIVTAVFYGNMYCSVFFLMAISIDRYFALVHPFLARSLRGWRSCAIVSTAIWLVVIAGVSIFFIVPQSKTFKIPNMTTCHDVWPTCDGYEWYTKYFLVLFIVGFAIPLIVILFCYVSILVTLSKNKESHSQVIRLMILVVVMFIFCFTPSNIMLLFHYLETEWDCHNQLYIWYMVALCLTSFNSCIDPFIYYYMSEDFRTMVKNSLHWSSSGNSESIECTKRTKLVSEMGRIST